A genomic stretch from Ammoniphilus sp. CFH 90114 includes:
- a CDS encoding carboxypeptidase M32, whose protein sequence is MSMEQSLQRFKELELRICHLNSISSLVQWDMETISPKLGLPYMSEAVGTLALEIFRLTTSDEMKECLDVLMESSNYEPFDQATRASLREAKRQYDQTKKIPEALYKEYSILTANAQRIWQEARAKNEFSLFEPSLQRIIEINREFAGYYGYEEHPYDALLDQFEPGYTVKVLDGLFGTLRAKTIDLLQRIQQSSYQPKTSFLKQNYPKRQQQDFCQILLTKLGFNKEAGMLAESAHPFATGISLQNVRITTNYHEDDIRSAVTSVIHELGHAVYEQNISKDYEGTFVRDGASMGIHESQSRFFENMIGRSEAFWRGLYPMLQEHFPQELDSTSVEEFHRSLNIVEPSLIRIEADELTYNLHIMLRYELEKAMMAGELNAKDLPLAWNKKMEEYLGLTPPTDSVGVLQDIHWCFAIGYFPSYTLGNLYSAQLYNHIQKEIPTFDQLLIEGNLKPILDWLHNHIHQHGKLYTPSELIERVTGEKLNSDYLIRYFEEKFNHIYKLH, encoded by the coding sequence ATGAGTATGGAACAAAGCCTACAAAGATTTAAAGAATTAGAACTTCGAATTTGTCATTTAAACAGTATCTCCTCTCTCGTTCAATGGGATATGGAGACCATTTCTCCCAAGTTAGGTCTACCTTACATGTCTGAGGCGGTTGGAACTCTTGCGCTCGAGATTTTTCGCCTAACCACGTCCGACGAGATGAAAGAATGTCTGGACGTCCTTATGGAATCTTCTAACTATGAGCCATTTGATCAAGCTACAAGGGCCTCCCTTCGAGAAGCGAAACGACAATACGATCAAACGAAGAAAATACCTGAAGCCCTTTACAAAGAGTACTCCATCCTCACCGCCAACGCCCAGCGAATCTGGCAAGAAGCTAGAGCTAAGAACGAATTTTCCCTATTCGAACCAAGTCTGCAGCGCATCATTGAGATCAACCGCGAATTCGCAGGATATTATGGCTATGAGGAGCATCCTTATGATGCTTTGCTAGATCAATTTGAGCCGGGATATACGGTCAAGGTTTTAGACGGATTATTTGGGACTTTACGAGCAAAGACCATTGATCTTTTGCAACGTATTCAACAATCCTCTTATCAACCAAAGACTAGCTTCTTGAAACAAAATTATCCGAAAAGGCAACAACAAGACTTCTGCCAAATCCTCCTTACCAAGCTTGGATTTAATAAAGAAGCAGGCATGCTTGCGGAAAGTGCTCACCCGTTTGCTACCGGAATCTCGTTGCAAAACGTGCGCATCACCACAAACTATCACGAAGACGATATCCGTTCCGCCGTTACAAGCGTCATCCATGAACTAGGACATGCCGTCTACGAACAAAATATTTCCAAAGATTACGAAGGAACCTTCGTAAGAGATGGCGCATCCATGGGGATTCATGAGTCTCAGTCCAGATTCTTTGAGAACATGATCGGGAGAAGCGAGGCGTTTTGGCGTGGTCTTTATCCAATGTTGCAGGAGCACTTCCCTCAAGAATTAGATTCAACTTCAGTGGAAGAGTTTCACCGCTCCCTTAATATCGTGGAACCCTCTCTGATTCGAATTGAGGCAGATGAACTCACGTATAATCTGCATATCATGCTTCGTTATGAGCTAGAGAAGGCCATGATGGCAGGAGAATTAAATGCCAAGGACTTGCCACTTGCTTGGAATAAAAAAATGGAAGAGTATCTTGGGTTAACCCCTCCCACCGATTCCGTTGGGGTCCTACAGGATATTCATTGGTGCTTTGCCATCGGGTATTTTCCGTCTTACACACTTGGCAATTTATATTCGGCGCAGCTGTATAACCACATTCAAAAAGAAATCCCAACCTTTGATCAATTGCTCATTGAAGGAAATTTGAAGCCAATCCTAGATTGGCTACACAATCATATTCATCAGCATGGGAAACTCTATACGCCATCTGAACTCATTGAGCGAGTCACAGGGGAGAAATTAAACTCAGATTACCTTATCCGTTACTTTGAAGAGAAATTCAATCACATTTATAAGCTGCATTAG
- a CDS encoding GntR family transcriptional regulator, translating into MQKTPRRGTVVKGFTTEEFRDILEIRNYLELLSIDRMDTRERGMCLEQMKKLIVEMGNEGLERRAYAKLNYEFHYQLIKASRSEVIQNTYSRLASPLISLQSLAFMKEESIRTSLREHKEIVSLLEKGEMEKAKALLNSHNLAVYPRIREMKGLES; encoded by the coding sequence GTGCAGAAAACCCCGAGAAGAGGTACGGTGGTAAAGGGCTTTACGACAGAAGAATTTCGTGACATATTAGAAATTAGAAATTACTTAGAGCTTCTTTCCATAGACCGAATGGATACCCGCGAACGTGGGATGTGCCTTGAGCAGATGAAGAAATTGATTGTAGAAATGGGAAATGAAGGTCTAGAGCGTAGGGCCTACGCCAAACTAAATTATGAGTTTCATTACCAACTCATTAAAGCTAGTCGCAGTGAAGTGATTCAAAATACATACTCCCGATTGGCGAGTCCTCTCATTTCCCTTCAATCCCTGGCGTTTATGAAGGAAGAATCGATCAGAACTTCTCTGAGAGAACACAAGGAAATTGTATCCCTCTTAGAAAAAGGAGAAATGGAGAAGGCTAAAGCCTTGCTGAACAGCCATAATCTTGCTGTTTATCCGCGGATCCGAGAAATGAAGGGTCTGGAGAGCTAA
- a CDS encoding YbaK/EbsC family protein: MSLESVKSHFKKWDRDGDVMEFNTLSATVDQAADTIGVEPARIAKTLSFRGSEEQAILVVAAGDAKIDNKKFREFFGFKARMLTPEEVLEQTGHAIGGVCPFGLKNELAVYLDISMKRFDSVFPACGSTNSAIELTCEELYEYSLAKEWVDVCKGWNEEELKDCV, translated from the coding sequence ATGTCTTTGGAAAGTGTAAAATCTCATTTTAAGAAATGGGATCGCGATGGTGACGTAATGGAATTTAACACCCTAAGTGCTACAGTTGATCAAGCGGCGGATACAATTGGGGTGGAGCCTGCCCGGATTGCGAAGACCTTGTCTTTTCGAGGGAGTGAGGAACAAGCGATCTTAGTTGTTGCTGCAGGCGATGCGAAGATCGACAATAAAAAGTTTCGCGAATTCTTTGGGTTCAAGGCTCGTATGCTTACCCCTGAGGAAGTGCTAGAGCAGACGGGACATGCCATCGGTGGGGTTTGCCCATTTGGATTGAAGAATGAGCTTGCCGTTTATTTGGACATATCCATGAAGCGGTTCGACTCCGTATTCCCTGCTTGCGGAAGTACGAACTCGGCCATTGAACTGACCTGTGAGGAGCTTTACGAATATTCCTTGGCCAAGGAATGGGTAGATGTATGTAAAGGATGGAATGAAGAGGAGCTAAAAGACTGTGTGTAG
- a CDS encoding DHA2 family efflux MFS transporter permease subunit encodes MSRPPYGMLSILMIGAFLTLLNNTLLNIALPSIMADLKVEASTVQWLTTGYMLVNGILIPTTAYLIQKYSIRHLFLAAMGIFTIGTIMAGEAHVFELLLAGRMTQAAGSAIMMPLLMNVMLVSFPIEKRGTAMGVFGLIMMGAPAIGPTLSGWLVEHYDWRMLFHVVTPVAFAILLVGIFLLKDKKEKVDLHLDSFSLVLSSVGFGALLYGFSSAGKQGWASPQVYGMIILGLVAIVIFIRRQLKQEKPMLNFTIYKYPMYALSITISMVVTMALFSGMVLMPIYVQTIRGISPLDAGLMMLPGAIIMALMSPITGRLFDKYGGRTLAIIGLALTTVTSYYLSQLTLETTYTYLVVLYSIRMLGMSMVMMPVSTNGLNQLPKRFYPHGTAMNNTMQQVSGAIGTALLVTVMSNRTEVHAAELMAAASGVMNEQVMMKAMLEGINDAFFVSVFIAGIALILAFFIKRAKPAEDMDGMEPLGEKMSPKLANN; translated from the coding sequence ATGTCGCGTCCCCCTTATGGAATGCTCTCGATTTTAATGATTGGGGCATTCCTAACGTTATTAAACAATACTCTTTTAAATATTGCCTTACCTTCCATCATGGCAGATTTGAAGGTTGAAGCATCAACAGTTCAATGGCTTACAACAGGTTACATGTTGGTGAATGGGATTTTAATCCCAACAACGGCTTATTTAATTCAAAAATATTCGATACGTCATTTATTTCTAGCCGCAATGGGGATTTTTACTATAGGAACGATTATGGCAGGAGAAGCCCATGTATTTGAGCTCTTGCTTGCGGGACGGATGACTCAAGCTGCAGGTTCAGCGATCATGATGCCTTTACTCATGAATGTTATGTTGGTAAGCTTCCCTATCGAAAAAAGAGGAACGGCCATGGGGGTCTTTGGTTTGATTATGATGGGAGCCCCGGCTATTGGACCCACTTTATCCGGTTGGTTAGTCGAACATTATGATTGGAGAATGCTGTTTCATGTCGTGACTCCTGTTGCTTTTGCCATCTTGTTGGTCGGTATCTTTTTATTAAAAGACAAGAAGGAAAAAGTTGATTTGCATTTAGATTCATTTTCCCTTGTGTTATCTAGTGTCGGATTTGGCGCCTTGTTGTATGGATTTAGCTCCGCAGGGAAACAGGGATGGGCGAGTCCACAAGTCTATGGAATGATTATTTTGGGATTGGTGGCCATAGTCATCTTTATTCGTCGACAATTAAAGCAAGAGAAACCCATGCTTAATTTCACGATTTATAAATATCCGATGTACGCTCTCTCGATTACGATTTCTATGGTCGTGACTATGGCACTGTTCTCGGGAATGGTCCTGATGCCGATCTATGTGCAAACGATTCGAGGCATCTCCCCATTAGATGCGGGGTTAATGATGTTGCCTGGAGCTATTATTATGGCTTTAATGTCCCCTATTACAGGTAGACTGTTTGATAAATATGGGGGTCGTACCCTTGCGATTATCGGACTTGCACTCACAACAGTCACGAGTTATTATTTAAGCCAATTAACGCTCGAAACGACGTATACGTATCTAGTTGTTTTATACTCCATCCGGATGTTAGGAATGTCGATGGTGATGATGCCCGTTTCAACGAATGGGTTAAATCAATTGCCTAAGCGTTTCTATCCACATGGGACTGCCATGAATAATACGATGCAGCAAGTGTCTGGGGCGATTGGTACGGCATTACTCGTCACTGTCATGTCCAATCGAACCGAGGTTCATGCAGCGGAACTTATGGCAGCGGCGAGCGGAGTGATGAATGAACAAGTCATGATGAAGGCGATGTTAGAGGGGATTAACGATGCTTTCTTTGTTTCCGTCTTTATTGCTGGTATAGCGCTGATTCTAGCGTTCTTTATTAAACGAGCCAAGCCGGCTGAAGATATGGACGGGATGGAACCGCTGGGTGAAAAAATGTCACCGAAACTAGCGAATAACTAG